The sequence ACCGGGGCGTAGAGCTCGCGATCGAGATTCGTCGTCACCGTCAGATTCGGGTGGGCCTTCGCCCACTTCCAGCCAGTGACCGTGCTGTTGACGTCGCAGACGAAAACATGGTCGGTCAGGTCCAGTCGAAGCTCCGGCAGGACGTCCCGCTTGGCGATACGGGAGAGAATCTGTGGCCGAATTTCCGCGTACCCGCGGTTGAAGATCTTTTTATGGAAAGCGTCGGCGGCTTTGGTGTGTGTGCGTTGCACAGCGGCCACCATGATTTCCGGTGTGACGGTGGTCCGTCGCTTCTTGGCGGCGGCCCGCGCCTTGCGTAGAACTGCACGCGGGGCGCGGTAGACCAGGAAGCGTTCTCCGCGGGGCACGCGCAGCTTCTTCTCGGACTTTTCGATACTCACCAAATGAACCCGGGAATCCATGCGGGTCCGGCTCCACACGGACGTCTTGGCGGTCACCACGGTCACGTGCACGCCGCGTTCCACGAGATGGTTGGCGTACGCGGCCACGCGGCGCGCCTTGGGCGGCGCCAGGGCGAGGAGCACCGCCCGGCCGACCGGCTCCCCGGGCGTGGGTCGGCCGACGGGTGCCTCGGCCAGGGATTCGGCCGGCACTTCGGACTCCGCCGGGACCTCTTCCGCGTCGTCCGCGTTCAGTGCTTCCGCGCTCTCGGGAACCGTCGGTGGCAACGGCCGGTCCAGGTAGACGTTCATCAACTGCTCGGACACGGCAGCGCTTCCGTAACGCCGCAGGAGGCTTTCACGTGCGGCGGGAAGGTCAAGCTCGCCGACCCGCGAGCGCAGTTGCCAGTACGCGTCGACGATGACCTGGGGGTCGTCGTCGACATCCATCAGCGCACCCGCCTGCCGGTCGATCCCGGCAAGGGTTTCCTCGGGGCCGCGGCTGCGTGTGACCAGGACCGGCAGGCCCGCGGCTACCGCCTCAACGATGGTCATGCCGAACGTCTCGATCTTGCTCGCGTGCACCAGAAGGTCGTGCTGATGCATGAGGTCGTTGACCTGGTCGGGGGAGACGGGCGGTGCGATGCGAAAGCGGCCTTCCAGTCCCAGCTCCAGACCGCGGGCGCGCAGCGTCTCCTCCAGCGAACCGCTGCCCACCATGGTGAGTGTCGCGGCGGGCTCCTCCTTCGCGACCGAGGCGAAGGCCTCCAGGAGCTCACTCACACCCTTGTGCTTGACCAGTCGGCCGACATACAGCCAGCTGAGCAGATCAGAAGAGCGCTCAGAACTCGACGGAAAAGCGTCGAAGTCGATGACGTTCGGAACGATGCGCAGCTTGTGCGCGAAATCCGGGAATTCTCTCGCGATCTGATCGCGAAGATATGCGCTGACACAGAGGAATGCATCGGCTCGTTGCAGTACATCGCGGTAGAGCGACCGAGCCGCAGGTTGCGAGAACACCTTGTTCAGGAAAGTGGCGTGCTCGGTGACGACGATGCGAGCGTCGGCGCGAGCCAGCCGCATGGCCAGCACGCCGCCGTAGATACCGGCATGCGCGTGCACGACCGGAGCCTCGATGCGACCTGTGGGCAAGGCGTTCTTCAGTGCCCGCTCCTGGGCGGCGAGCCACGGGGCGTAGTTCTTGCGGTGGATCAGCGGTACGGGGACCCGGAGCAACCGTCCCTCCGGTGTGTCCAGGACGGGAACGAGTTCCCTGCGCTCCTGCAGACGGTCCGTCGTGATCTTGATGGCGTCGTTGAGGGGGGCGTCGGCGCGACCGGACCAATCCTCGGTATGCAGGATTGTCACCCGGTCGAAATTGTCCGCGACGCTGCGGGTCGCCATCTTCACGAAGGCGCCGGCGTACGGGTTGTTGGGCGAGGGGTACCAAGGTGTGACCACTGCGAGGTCCGCGGGCTCCGGAACGCGGTCGCCATGGTCGTAGGGCTCCATCCGCAGGGTGACGTCGGGCCTGCGCCTGGCCAGCCGCCAAGCGGCCGGGATCGCCTGCGCGTCCCCTGCGACGATGGTGTCGACCCTGGCGGCAGCGCCGGACGTCAGGCGCTTGGCCGACCGCTGGACAGAGCCCTGGGCATCAGGCGACAGGCGGATGATCTCTACGCCCTCGATGCCGGAGAGGTCCGACAGGACGTCCGACCACGCGTCCGTGTCCGGAGCAGCCAGAACGACCTGGCTTCCCGACGTGGCCAGCCTCTTCACGTGCTCGTGTGCAGCAAGTACGCGATAGCTGCCAAGAGCGAGATAGAGCACGTGGCTGTTCATCGACTTCCTTTCACTCGGTCACCTGGCTCCACGAAACGGCCGTCTCCGCCAGGGCGCGCATCCTCGCGGTGCAGCACCCATCAGACTATCGAACGCTTATGTCAGAAAAGCTCATGTTCTGGGCTGATCAAAGGATGAGCGGGTGTGTGGGCGCACTTCTTCCCGAAACGCCGGATGCAGGGGACGCATCGGCCCAGGGGCGCGTCCGGCCCTGATCCGCCGGACACGCCCTAGCCGTGGCGCTCCCTGAGCACGCCGTCCTTCTCGTCGTACAGCGCAGCGCTCTGCGGGCACTCCCACAGCCCCGGCTCGCCCTCCCGCTCGACCAGCCGGACCCCGCTGCGGCCGACCCAGCCGATCTGCCGGGCGGGCACGCCGACGACCAGTCCGAAGTCCGGGACGTCCTTGGTGACCACGGCGCCGGCCGCGACCATCGCCCACCGACCGATCCGGACCGGCGCGACGCAGACCGACCGGGCGCCGAGCGAGGCGCCCTCGGCGACCTTCACGCCGACGGCTTCCCAGTCGCCGCCGCGCTTCTGCTTGCCGTCCGGGTCGACCGAGCGCGGGTTGTGATCGTTGGTGAGGACGACGGCGGGGCCGACGAAGACGCCGTCGCCGAGCTCGGCGGGCTCGTACACGAGAGCGTAGTTCTGCAGCTTCACGTTGGCACCGATGCGCACACCCGTGCCGACATAGGCACCGCGGCCGACGACGCAGCCCTCACCGAGCTTGGCTCCCTCGCGGATCTGCGCCAGCTCCCAGACGCTGGAGCCGTCCCCGATCTCGGCGGTCTCGTCGACCTGGGCGGTGGGCTGGACCCTGTAGTTCACGGCATATGCCTTTCGGAGAGCTGATGCGCCCGGAAAGCATAAAGGCCCTGCCCACCGGCCCGTTCGCTGGAGTGAGCTGTCAGATGATGGGGCCCATCCAGTGCTTCACCGGTGCCTTGACGCCGGTTCCGGTGCTGGAGAACGTGAACACGGTGTCGATCCGGCGGCCGTCGGGAGTGGTCCCGGCGCGGTAGAGGACCCCGATGTCGTCCTTGCCGTCCTTGTTGAAGTCACCGGACACGGGCTGGCTCGCTTCCCAGGTGAAGGAACCGGTGCTGGTCCACACCTCCTTGGGTGCGGCGAAGACCGTGCCGTTGCTGGTGAAGGTGAAGAGGGCGGCCTGGCGCACACCGGTCTCCGAGGTGCCGCGGTTGTAGAGGACGGCGACGTCGTCCTTGCCGTCTCCGTTGTAGTCGCCGGAGGTGACCTTGCTCTTGCTCCAGGTGAACCCGCCGGTGGTGGTCCAGGTCTTGCGCGGGTTGTCGAAGGTGGTTCCGTTGCTGGTGAAGGTGTAGAGGGAGGACACGTTGCCGGTGTCGGACGTGCCGGTGTCGTAGAGGACGGCGACGTCGTCCTTGCCGTCTCCGTTGTAGTCGCCGGAGGTGACCTTGCTCTTGCTCCAGGTGAACCCGCCGGTGGTGGTCCAGGTCTTGCGCGGGTTGTCGAAGGTGGTTCCGTTGCTGGTGAAGGTGTAGAGGGAGGACACGTTGCCGGTGTCGGACGTGCCGGTGTCGTAGAGGACGGCGACGTCGTCCTTGCCGTCTCCGTTGTAGTCGCCGGAGGTGACCTTGCTCTTGCTCCAGGTGAACCCGCCGGTCGTGGTCCAGGTCTTCTGCGGTGCGCGGAAGCCGGCGCCGGTGCTGGCGAAGGTGTAGAGCGAGGTGATGTTGCCGGTTTCGGACGACCCGGTGTCGTACAGGACCGCTATGTCGTCCTTGCCGTCGCCGGTGTAGTCACCCGAGGTCAGCCGGCTCTTGCTCCAGGTGAAGCCGCCCGGCGTGCTCCACACCTTCTCGGGCTCGCCGAAGCCCGAGGCGGTGCCGTAGAAGGCGAAGAGCGACACCCGGTTCTTGCCCGTGGTGGAGGTGCCGTTGTCGTAGAACGCGGCGATGTCCTCGCGGCCGTCGCCGTTGAAGTCGCCGGAGGCTGCCTGGGAGCCCTGCGGCAGTCCGCGGACCTGGGTGACCCATTCGATGACATCGTCGGTGCGGGTCTCGACGGCGTCGCCCCGAGTCGCGTCGGACCCGAAGCAGCCCGCTTGCCAGGAGGCGCTGTGGACGGCGGCGAGCAGGACCTTGCCGTCCTGCTCCCGCAGGGCGGGGCCGCCCGCGTCCCCCTTGCAGATCGTGCCTCCGTCACGGGTGACGGCCACCGTCGTCGCACCGGTCGCGGTCACGGCGAACGCCCCCGCGTGCAGCCGGTCGGGAACCCAGGCCGTCGCGGTGCGCCCGTAGCCCAGGGCCCGCAGGCTCTCGCCGTCCACCGGGGCCGAGTCCGCCAGAAGGACCGGGGCGATGTCGGTCACGGGGCGGGCCAGCTTGGCCATCACCAGGTCGCGGTCGGAGCGCGGGACGAGCTCGGTGACCTCGACGACCTGGCCACCGGTACCGGTCAGGTGTGTACGCCCGATGGTCGCGGTGGTCTTCAGCGCCGGGGCGCCGGCGGGTATCGGGTATGCGGGCTGCCCGGCGGCCGCGAAACAACTGCTCGCGGTCAGGATCCACTGGGCGTCGACCAGCGAACCGGTGCAGGCGCGCTTCGCGTCCCCTTCACCGATGCTCAGGTGCGCGGCGAACGTGTACGTGTCGTCGGTGACCCCGTCACCGATCACGGCCGTCGCGGGGGAGGAGAGAGTGAGGGCGCCGACTGCCGAGGCCGCGGCGAGTCCGACGAAGAACCGTGAGCGAAGAGGCCGTCTCAAGTGCATGTGATGTGTTCCTTGCCGATCGGAGCGTAGAAGGCTGAGAAGCTGAGAAGCAGACCCGGCAGCGGGCCTCCGAGGAGGGCCGGTGCACAGGTCGAGCGTGTTAGGACGAGGTGGAGAGTTCCACCAGGACGTGGTCCCGGCCCTCCGGGTCCGCGCTTTCGCCGACGCCCTTCCACTCGTTCTTCGCGACGGAGACGTTCTGCTCGTCGTTCGCGGCGGTCAGCGTGACGTCGGTCGCGTGCGACGCCGCGCCCTTGATGCCGTAGACCGTGGGGATCTCCAGGGTGAGTCGGCCCGTCGCCCCCGTGACGTTGAAGCAGATCCGGCCCTTGTCACGCGAGTACACCTCCAGGAAGCTCCCGCCGGGGGCGCAGTCCGCGAGGGTGATGTGACCGTCGCCGCGCTTGAGGACGATGCCGAGGTCCGCCTCGATCCCGGCCGCGCCGGGGTAGGCGAAGTCCTCGACGGCGTACGGGGGAAGCTCGTTCGCGACGGCCGCCGCGGACCCGCTTCGGGGTTCCTGCGCATGGGCCACGGTGACTGCCCCCGCGACGCAGGCGGCGGCCGCCACACCGGTGGCGACCGCGCGTCGTGCGGAAATCATGATGCTGCCTTTCGTTCACAGAGAGGTGCGGTGCTCTCCTGCTGGATATCCGGAGGTGCGCTCGTACGGTCGTGACCCCGGAAACGTCTTGATCGAGGGGACCGGTGCCACGACGCGACCCATCCGATACCTCCAGCGCTGCCTCCCCCCAAGAGCAGCCGCGCCGCGAGCCAAAACGCACATCCCTCCTTTCGGGGATGTATCGATAGGAAACGCGTATTTCCCTCAACTACCGCGGATATTGGTGGTGGTGAAGGGAAACGATGCGTTTCCTGTGGCTCCGCGGAAACATTACATGGACCCCACATGTGCTCACCGGTCATCAAGGATCTGCCCTCAAGCGGTGCTGAGGGCAGGGCGGGATGACCTCGCCGAGAGGTATGACGCCGGAGCTCGAAGGGCGGACTCCGTAGGGTCGGCGCAGCACCTGGG is a genomic window of Streptomyces sp. YPW6 containing:
- a CDS encoding glycosyltransferase family 4 protein — its product is MNSHVLYLALGSYRVLAAHEHVKRLATSGSQVVLAAPDTDAWSDVLSDLSGIEGVEIIRLSPDAQGSVQRSAKRLTSGAAARVDTIVAGDAQAIPAAWRLARRRPDVTLRMEPYDHGDRVPEPADLAVVTPWYPSPNNPYAGAFVKMATRSVADNFDRVTILHTEDWSGRADAPLNDAIKITTDRLQERRELVPVLDTPEGRLLRVPVPLIHRKNYAPWLAAQERALKNALPTGRIEAPVVHAHAGIYGGVLAMRLARADARIVVTEHATFLNKVFSQPAARSLYRDVLQRADAFLCVSAYLRDQIAREFPDFAHKLRIVPNVIDFDAFPSSSERSSDLLSWLYVGRLVKHKGVSELLEAFASVAKEEPAATLTMVGSGSLEETLRARGLELGLEGRFRIAPPVSPDQVNDLMHQHDLLVHASKIETFGMTIVEAVAAGLPVLVTRSRGPEETLAGIDRQAGALMDVDDDPQVIVDAYWQLRSRVGELDLPAARESLLRRYGSAAVSEQLMNVYLDRPLPPTVPESAEALNADDAEEVPAESEVPAESLAEAPVGRPTPGEPVGRAVLLALAPPKARRVAAYANHLVERGVHVTVVTAKTSVWSRTRMDSRVHLVSIEKSEKKLRVPRGERFLVYRAPRAVLRKARAAAKKRRTTVTPEIMVAAVQRTHTKAADAFHKKIFNRGYAEIRPQILSRIAKRDVLPELRLDLTDHVFVCDVNSTVTGWKWAKAHPNLTVTTNLDRELYAPVEG
- a CDS encoding acyltransferase; the encoded protein is MNYRVQPTAQVDETAEIGDGSSVWELAQIREGAKLGEGCVVGRGAYVGTGVRIGANVKLQNYALVYEPAELGDGVFVGPAVVLTNDHNPRSVDPDGKQKRGGDWEAVGVKVAEGASLGARSVCVAPVRIGRWAMVAAGAVVTKDVPDFGLVVGVPARQIGWVGRSGVRLVEREGEPGLWECPQSAALYDEKDGVLRERHG
- a CDS encoding FG-GAP-like repeat-containing protein; translation: MHLRRPLRSRFFVGLAAASAVGALTLSSPATAVIGDGVTDDTYTFAAHLSIGEGDAKRACTGSLVDAQWILTASSCFAAAGQPAYPIPAGAPALKTTATIGRTHLTGTGGQVVEVTELVPRSDRDLVMAKLARPVTDIAPVLLADSAPVDGESLRALGYGRTATAWVPDRLHAGAFAVTATGATTVAVTRDGGTICKGDAGGPALREQDGKVLLAAVHSASWQAGCFGSDATRGDAVETRTDDVIEWVTQVRGLPQGSQAASGDFNGDGREDIAAFYDNGTSTTGKNRVSLFAFYGTASGFGEPEKVWSTPGGFTWSKSRLTSGDYTGDGKDDIAVLYDTGSSETGNITSLYTFASTGAGFRAPQKTWTTTGGFTWSKSKVTSGDYNGDGKDDVAVLYDTGTSDTGNVSSLYTFTSNGTTFDNPRKTWTTTGGFTWSKSKVTSGDYNGDGKDDVAVLYDTGTSDTGNVSSLYTFTSNGTTFDNPRKTWTTTGGFTWSKSKVTSGDYNGDGKDDVAVLYNRGTSETGVRQAALFTFTSNGTVFAAPKEVWTSTGSFTWEASQPVSGDFNKDGKDDIGVLYRAGTTPDGRRIDTVFTFSSTGTGVKAPVKHWMGPII